One Frankia alni ACN14a DNA window includes the following coding sequences:
- a CDS encoding acyl-CoA desaturase, whose protein sequence is MTATDTVTPSNNRAPDDDRETTAGLGRADPANNRGNATRPRSMAKARAEQIIMVTTIIIPLVAVVAAIPALWGRWISWHDVVLALIFYAISGHGVTVGFHRYFTHRGFKTSRPVRIALAVAGNMAIEGPVIRWVADHRRHHAFSDAEGDPHSPWRYGPGTWSMMKGLYHAHVGWLFDVEQTDQRRFAPDLLDDPDIVKVSRSFAGCAFVSLAAPAIIGGLWGGSFEAAVQAFFWAGLVRVATLHHVTWSVNSICHVLGSRPYRSRDRSANVWPLALLSMGESWHNLHHAEPTSARHGVRPWQIDTSFYIIKLMETLHLVWDVRWPDPARLATKRVTADATA, encoded by the coding sequence ATGACCGCTACCGACACGGTGACACCGAGCAACAATCGGGCGCCGGATGACGACCGGGAAACGACTGCGGGGCTCGGCCGCGCCGATCCCGCCAACAACCGGGGCAACGCCACCAGGCCCAGGTCGATGGCGAAGGCTCGGGCCGAACAGATCATCATGGTGACGACGATCATCATTCCGCTTGTCGCGGTGGTCGCCGCGATACCCGCCCTGTGGGGCCGGTGGATCTCCTGGCATGACGTCGTCCTTGCCCTGATCTTCTATGCCATCAGCGGGCACGGGGTGACGGTCGGATTCCACCGTTACTTCACCCACCGTGGATTCAAGACGTCCCGGCCGGTGCGCATCGCGCTCGCCGTCGCCGGAAACATGGCGATCGAGGGCCCGGTGATCCGCTGGGTGGCCGACCACCGGCGCCACCACGCCTTCAGCGACGCCGAGGGCGACCCACACTCGCCGTGGCGCTACGGCCCCGGCACATGGTCGATGATGAAGGGCCTCTACCACGCCCACGTCGGCTGGCTGTTCGACGTCGAGCAGACCGACCAGCGCCGCTTCGCCCCCGACCTGCTCGACGACCCGGACATCGTGAAGGTCAGCCGCTCGTTCGCCGGCTGCGCCTTCGTCAGCCTCGCCGCGCCAGCGATCATCGGCGGCCTCTGGGGCGGCTCGTTCGAGGCGGCCGTGCAGGCGTTCTTCTGGGCGGGCCTCGTCCGGGTCGCCACGCTCCACCACGTCACCTGGTCGGTGAACAGCATCTGCCACGTGCTCGGCTCCCGGCCGTACCGCTCGCGGGACCGCTCCGCCAACGTGTGGCCGCTGGCGCTGCTGTCGATGGGGGAGTCCTGGCACAACCTGCATCACGCCGAGCCGACCTCGGCCCGCCACGGCGTGCGCCCCTGGCAGATCGACACGAGCTTCTACATCATCAAGCTGATGGAGACGCTCCACCTGGTCTGGGACGTGCGCTGGCCCGACCCGGCCCGCCTCGCCACCAAACGCGTCACCGCCGACGCTACGGCCTGA
- a CDS encoding 4-(cytidine 5'-diphospho)-2-C-methyl-D-erythritol kinase, which yields MTVRAPAKVNLHLGVGPLRPDGYHDVITVLQAVSLFDDLTATTLDPTTADPTAADPTAADPTAADPTTIDGVPSGDQDGVVVTVEVSGEGADPTARGPATTTPDVSIVPTGRDNIAVRAAHLVAEAAGITSERVHLTLTKGIPVAAGMAGGSADAAAALVAFDALWQAGLDRVALAGLAARLGSDVPFPLTGGTALGTGRGEQLTDVLATGEYHWVFALADGGLSTPAVYAEFDKLSEGRLRTGPTPADDVLAALRTGDPAQLGAALVNDLQPAALRLRPALRRVLETGRELGAVGAIVSGSGPTCAFLAAGATESVELAASLAGMGVARAVRRASGPAAGARVLEGPDGADGSGGGP from the coding sequence GTGACCGTCCGGGCCCCGGCCAAGGTCAACCTGCATCTCGGCGTCGGGCCGCTGCGGCCGGACGGCTACCACGACGTGATCACCGTGCTCCAGGCCGTCTCGTTGTTCGACGACCTGACCGCCACGACGCTCGACCCCACGACGGCCGACCCCACGGCGGCCGACCCCACGGCGGCCGACCCCACGGCGGCCGACCCCACGACGATCGACGGGGTGCCCTCCGGCGACCAGGACGGGGTCGTGGTCACCGTCGAGGTCTCCGGCGAGGGGGCCGACCCGACCGCGCGGGGCCCGGCCACGACCACCCCCGACGTGTCCATCGTCCCCACCGGCCGCGACAACATCGCCGTCCGGGCGGCGCACCTCGTCGCCGAGGCCGCGGGCATCACCTCGGAGCGGGTGCACCTGACCCTGACCAAGGGCATCCCGGTCGCCGCGGGCATGGCGGGCGGCAGCGCGGACGCGGCGGCGGCGCTGGTCGCCTTCGACGCGCTGTGGCAGGCCGGCCTCGACCGGGTCGCCCTCGCCGGCCTCGCCGCCCGGCTCGGCAGCGACGTCCCGTTCCCGCTGACCGGCGGGACCGCGCTGGGCACCGGCCGGGGCGAGCAGCTCACCGACGTCCTGGCCACCGGCGAGTACCACTGGGTGTTCGCCCTCGCCGACGGCGGCCTGTCCACTCCGGCCGTCTACGCCGAGTTCGACAAGCTGTCCGAGGGCCGGCTGCGCACGGGGCCCACCCCCGCCGACGACGTGCTGGCGGCGCTGCGCACCGGCGACCCCGCCCAGCTCGGGGCGGCCCTCGTCAACGACCTGCAGCCGGCGGCACTGCGGCTGCGGCCGGCGCTGCGCCGGGTCCTGGAGACCGGCCGCGAGCTCGGCGCCGTCGGGGCCATCGTGAGCGGTTCCGGGCCGACCTGCGCCTTCCTCGCCGCCGGGGCGACCGAGAGCGTCGAGCTGGCCGCGAGCCTGGCCGGCATGGGCGTCGCCCGGGCCGTGCGCCGGGCGTCCGGGCCGGCGGCCGGTGCCCGGGTGCTGGAGGGGCCGGACGGCGCGGACGGGTCGGGCGGCGGACCGTGA
- a CDS encoding ABC-F family ATP-binding cassette domain-containing protein — protein sequence MSPVLVSLENIDAAFGTRTLLDQVSLGVGTGERIGVVGRNGAGKSTLLRIIAGEAEPDAGRVVHAGSTRVGSLAQADVLPADRTVREVVVGTGAEHEWAADPRRRGVLAGLGLLDRLDDVLGPMSGGERRRVALARLLVQDLDLLILDEPTNHLDVEGVAWLAGHLAGWRGGLLVATHDRWFLDEVCGRVWEVVDGRVDAYEGGYSAYVLARAERTRRADATEARRQNLLRKELAWLRRGPPARTSKPRFRIDAANALIADEPPPRDTMALRSFAASRLGKDVYDAENITVRIGDRTLFDGITWLLGPGDRIGLVGVNGAGKTTLLRTLLGEVVPDGGRVKVGASVRPALLSQEVAELPASLRALEAVEQVGRVLEVERGRERSAGQLLEQFGLPSSRQWTRVGDLSGGERRRLQLLRLLMARPNVLLLDEPTNDLDTDTLTALEDLLDSWPGTLVVVSHDRYFLERTCDVTLALLGDGHLRMLPGGIEEYLARRAAAGSEAATSAPPARAATAGGTNGAGRRSGTDGRSGTGSRSGTGSRSAAGGADGTAPGVPAAATAAAGTAGSGTAAAAIGATTGPSRSGSELRAARKELTRLERALDRLTRREQELHVALAEAATDHERLLALDAELRAVVADKDATEEAWLTLAADLEG from the coding sequence GTGAGCCCCGTCCTGGTCAGCCTGGAGAACATCGACGCCGCCTTCGGCACCCGCACGCTGCTGGACCAGGTGAGTCTCGGCGTCGGCACCGGCGAGCGGATCGGCGTGGTCGGGCGCAACGGCGCCGGCAAGTCCACCCTGCTGCGGATCATCGCGGGCGAGGCGGAGCCGGACGCCGGCCGGGTCGTCCACGCGGGTTCGACCCGGGTGGGCTCGCTGGCGCAGGCGGACGTGCTGCCCGCCGACCGCACGGTCCGCGAGGTCGTGGTCGGCACCGGCGCGGAACACGAATGGGCGGCGGACCCGCGCCGCCGCGGTGTGCTCGCCGGCCTCGGCCTGCTGGACCGCCTCGACGACGTGCTCGGCCCGATGTCGGGTGGCGAGCGGCGGCGGGTGGCGCTGGCGCGACTGCTGGTCCAGGACCTCGACCTGCTGATTCTCGACGAACCGACGAACCATCTCGACGTCGAGGGCGTCGCCTGGCTCGCCGGCCACCTCGCCGGCTGGCGCGGCGGCCTGCTCGTCGCCACCCACGACCGCTGGTTCCTCGACGAGGTGTGCGGCCGGGTGTGGGAGGTCGTCGACGGACGGGTCGACGCCTACGAGGGGGGCTACTCCGCCTACGTCCTCGCCCGGGCCGAACGGACCAGACGGGCGGATGCGACGGAGGCCCGCCGGCAGAACCTGCTGCGCAAGGAGCTCGCCTGGCTACGCCGCGGGCCCCCCGCCCGGACCAGCAAGCCGCGGTTCCGCATCGACGCCGCCAACGCCCTGATCGCCGACGAGCCGCCGCCCCGCGACACGATGGCGCTGCGCAGCTTCGCGGCGTCCCGGCTCGGCAAGGACGTCTACGACGCCGAGAACATCACCGTCCGGATCGGGGACCGCACCCTGTTCGACGGCATCACCTGGCTGCTGGGGCCGGGGGACCGGATCGGGCTGGTCGGCGTCAACGGCGCCGGCAAGACGACGCTGCTGCGCACCCTGCTCGGCGAGGTCGTCCCGGACGGAGGGCGGGTGAAGGTGGGGGCCAGCGTCCGACCGGCGCTGCTGTCCCAGGAGGTCGCCGAGCTACCGGCGTCGCTGCGCGCGCTGGAGGCCGTCGAGCAGGTCGGCCGGGTGCTGGAGGTCGAGCGGGGTCGGGAGCGCAGCGCCGGGCAGCTGCTGGAGCAGTTCGGCCTGCCGTCGTCGCGGCAGTGGACCCGGGTCGGCGACCTCTCCGGTGGCGAGCGGCGCCGGCTGCAGCTGCTGCGCCTGCTCATGGCCCGGCCGAACGTCCTGCTCCTGGACGAGCCGACGAACGATCTCGACACGGACACGCTGACCGCGCTGGAGGACCTGCTGGACTCCTGGCCCGGCACCCTGGTCGTGGTCAGCCACGACCGGTATTTCCTCGAGCGGACCTGTGACGTGACGCTGGCTCTGCTCGGCGACGGCCACCTGAGGATGCTGCCCGGCGGCATCGAGGAGTACCTGGCCCGCCGAGCCGCCGCCGGCTCGGAGGCCGCCACCTCGGCTCCGCCGGCCCGAGCAGCCACCGCGGGCGGAACGAATGGCGCAGGTAGACGAAGTGGCACGGATGGCCGAAGTGGCACGGGTAGCCGAAGTGGCACGGGTAGCCGGAGTGCAGCGGGTGGCGCGGACGGGACCGCGCCAGGTGTCCCCGCCGCCGCCACGGCAGCGGCCGGCACGGCCGGATCCGGCACGGCAGCGGCCGCCATCGGCGCGACGACCGGACCGTCCCGATCCGGCAGCGAGCTGCGGGCCGCCCGCAAGGAGCTGACCCGCCTCGAACGTGCCCTCGATCGGCTGACCCGCCGCGAGCAGGAGCTCCACGTGGCCCTCGCCGAGGCGGCGACCGACCATGAGCGCCTGCTGGCGCTGGACGCCGAGCTGCGCGCCGTCGTCGCCGACAAGGACGCCACCGAGGAGGCCTGGCTGACCCTCGCCGCCGACCTCGAAGGCTGA
- a CDS encoding Asp23/Gls24 family envelope stress response protein codes for MTTTTSSGTATTGAGTSTSTGQADSSATGAGGANRTTVPDRKHSTELTTERGRTSIADAVVRKIAGVAAREVAGVHKLGTGGARAVGSVRARIPGASASVAQGVAVEVGQRQAAIDLDVVCDYGVSIVDLSQSIRRNVVSSVEGMTGLEVTEVNVAIDDVFIGDDGQEDTRRVE; via the coding sequence ATGACCACGACCACCAGCTCCGGAACCGCGACCACCGGTGCCGGAACCTCGACCAGCACCGGCCAGGCCGATTCGTCGGCGACCGGCGCCGGTGGCGCCAACCGGACCACCGTGCCGGACCGGAAGCACTCCACGGAGCTCACCACCGAGCGAGGCCGCACGTCGATCGCGGATGCCGTGGTCCGCAAGATCGCCGGGGTGGCGGCCCGCGAGGTCGCCGGCGTGCACAAGCTGGGCACCGGCGGCGCCCGGGCGGTCGGTTCGGTGAGGGCCCGCATCCCCGGCGCGTCGGCGAGCGTCGCCCAGGGCGTCGCGGTCGAGGTCGGCCAGCGGCAGGCCGCCATCGACCTGGACGTGGTCTGCGACTACGGCGTCTCCATCGTCGACCTGTCGCAGTCGATCCGGCGCAACGTGGTCAGCTCCGTCGAGGGGATGACCGGGCTGGAGGTCACCGAGGTCAACGTCGCCATCGACGACGTCTTCATCGGCGACGACGGCCAGGAAGACACCCGGCGGGTCGAGTGA
- a CDS encoding Asp23/Gls24 family envelope stress response protein, whose translation MTTPSRPGASADAGEPAGTRRAGGGAGSLRVADRVVEKIAAMAAAEVPGVTGPPRRLSRRGGARRGGARWRGHARRPRVDARLEGSTARLTMTFSVRYPNPVGETAERVRGEVQERVAALAGVRVAHLDIEVPSLSPGGGEPF comes from the coding sequence GTGACCACGCCGTCCCGGCCCGGCGCCTCCGCCGATGCGGGCGAGCCGGCCGGCACCAGGCGTGCCGGCGGGGGAGCGGGATCGCTGCGCGTCGCCGACCGGGTCGTGGAGAAGATCGCCGCGATGGCCGCCGCGGAGGTGCCCGGGGTCACCGGGCCGCCGCGGCGGCTCTCGCGCCGCGGCGGCGCCCGCCGGGGCGGGGCTCGGTGGCGCGGGCATGCCCGCCGGCCCCGGGTGGATGCCCGGCTCGAGGGCAGCACGGCGCGGCTGACCATGACGTTCTCCGTGCGTTACCCGAACCCCGTCGGCGAGACCGCCGAGCGGGTGCGGGGTGAGGTGCAGGAGCGGGTCGCGGCGCTGGCCGGTGTGCGCGTCGCCCATCTCGACATCGAGGTGCCCTCCCTGAGCCCGGGCGGCGGCGAACCGTTCTAG
- a CDS encoding DUF2273 domain-containing protein has product MRAAALGLITGLIAGLALAFGGFSEFLIVLVFGAIGLVVGKVVDGDLDITRYVGGDRRRSRR; this is encoded by the coding sequence ATGCGAGCAGCAGCACTTGGTCTGATCACCGGCCTGATCGCCGGGCTCGCGCTCGCCTTCGGCGGGTTCAGCGAGTTCCTGATCGTCCTCGTGTTCGGGGCGATCGGGCTCGTCGTCGGCAAGGTCGTCGACGGTGACCTCGACATCACCCGCTACGTGGGCGGGGACCGGCGCCGGAGCCGACGGTGA
- a CDS encoding ribose-phosphate diphosphokinase, with translation MAYQTENRRNLMLFAGRSHPGLAAEVAAALDVEPVPTNAYEFASGEIFVRFSESVRGCDAFVLQCHSAPVNTWLMEQLIMVDALKRASAKRITVVAPFYPYARQDKKHRGREPISARLVADLFKTAGAHRLMSVDLHTAQIQGFFDGPVDHLFALPLLADYIENKLDTSEVTVVAPDSGRVRVAERWTDRLGCPLAIIHKRRDPDVPNQVKMFDVVGEVRGRTCVIVDDMIDTAGTITKAAESLKEHGATDVIAAATHGVLSGPAADRLKNSEISEVVLTNTLPLPSEARIDKITELSIAPLLAAAIKAVFEDGSVTGLFGGDA, from the coding sequence GTGGCCTACCAGACCGAGAACCGGCGCAACCTGATGCTCTTTGCGGGACGCTCGCACCCCGGCCTCGCGGCGGAGGTGGCGGCCGCACTCGACGTCGAACCCGTGCCGACGAACGCCTACGAGTTCGCCAGCGGCGAGATCTTCGTTCGCTTCTCCGAATCGGTCCGCGGCTGCGACGCCTTCGTCCTGCAGTGCCACTCGGCGCCGGTGAACACCTGGCTGATGGAACAACTGATCATGGTGGACGCCCTGAAGCGGGCGAGCGCCAAAAGGATCACGGTGGTCGCGCCGTTCTACCCGTACGCCCGCCAGGACAAGAAGCACCGCGGCCGCGAGCCGATCTCCGCCCGGCTCGTCGCCGACCTGTTCAAGACCGCCGGCGCGCACCGGCTCATGTCGGTCGACCTGCACACCGCACAGATCCAGGGCTTCTTCGACGGCCCGGTGGACCACCTGTTCGCGCTGCCGCTGCTCGCCGACTACATCGAGAACAAGCTGGACACCTCGGAGGTCACCGTCGTGGCCCCCGACTCGGGCCGGGTCCGGGTGGCGGAACGCTGGACCGACCGGCTGGGCTGCCCCCTGGCCATCATCCACAAGCGCCGCGACCCGGACGTGCCCAACCAGGTGAAGATGTTCGACGTGGTCGGCGAGGTCCGCGGCCGCACCTGCGTCATCGTCGACGACATGATCGACACTGCCGGCACCATCACGAAGGCCGCGGAGTCGCTCAAGGAGCACGGCGCGACCGACGTGATCGCGGCGGCGACGCACGGTGTGCTGTCCGGGCCGGCGGCCGACCGGCTGAAGAACTCCGAGATCAGCGAGGTCGTCCTCACCAACACGCTGCCGCTGCCCAGCGAGGCACGGATCGACAAGATCACCGAACTGTCGATCGCCCCGCTGCTCGCCGCCGCGATCAAGGCGGTCTTCGAGGACGGCTCCGTGACCGGCCTGTTCGGCGGGGACGCCTAG
- the glmU gene encoding bifunctional UDP-N-acetylglucosamine diphosphorylase/glucosamine-1-phosphate N-acetyltransferase GlmU produces MTSPRPAAVIILAAGEGRRMRSTTPKVLHSIAGRTLLGHVLHAAGTLAAPRTAVVVGHGREQVAAMLAEQAPTVVPVVQDRQHGTGHAVRVALAALDGLAPDDSVVVLPGDTPLLTGETLAALTGHHQAQRAAATVLTAVLDDATGYGRVVRDAAGGVQAIIEHRDADAATAAIREINTGVYAFRAGPLQAALARLTRENAQGEEYLTDVVGLLVGDGSPVAARVVADPAEAAGVNDRVQLAAAGRALRDRIVVAAMKAGTTVVDPPTTWIDADVTLEPDTTIAPHTFLHGRTHLARGATVGPECTLTDTIVGAEASVVRTTADRAEIGAGATVGPYSHLRPGTRLGREGKIGSFVETKSAEFGDHTKVPHLAYVGDAVVGERSNIGCTTVFVNYDGVAKHRTVIGSDVRIGSDTMLVAPVTVGDGAYTGAGSVIREDVPPGALAIREGRQRIIEGWTQRRRPGSPAAAAAAAAAAAAGASPGPAVADAATPTDLLPAESRPGDPIPADPIPADSIPADSIPAGPIPADSLAAQAHGVGTPDAGPHGRGDLTHTGSGEAGIAGVPGAGSRT; encoded by the coding sequence GTGACTTCACCACGTCCGGCCGCCGTCATCATCCTGGCTGCGGGCGAGGGTCGACGGATGCGCTCGACGACACCGAAGGTGCTGCACAGTATCGCTGGGCGAACCCTGCTCGGGCACGTGCTGCACGCCGCCGGCACCCTGGCCGCGCCCCGCACCGCCGTCGTCGTGGGCCACGGCCGGGAGCAGGTCGCGGCGATGCTGGCCGAGCAGGCCCCGACGGTCGTCCCCGTCGTGCAGGACCGTCAGCACGGTACGGGCCACGCTGTTCGGGTCGCCCTGGCGGCGCTCGACGGGCTCGCCCCCGACGACTCGGTGGTCGTGCTCCCCGGCGACACCCCGCTGCTCACCGGGGAGACGCTGGCCGCCCTCACCGGCCATCACCAGGCCCAGCGCGCCGCGGCGACGGTGCTGACCGCCGTCCTCGACGACGCCACCGGTTACGGCCGGGTCGTGCGCGATGCCGCAGGTGGGGTCCAGGCGATCATCGAGCATCGCGACGCCGACGCGGCCACCGCCGCCATCCGGGAGATCAACACCGGGGTCTACGCCTTCCGTGCCGGCCCGCTCCAGGCGGCGCTGGCCCGGCTGACCAGGGAGAACGCCCAGGGCGAGGAGTACCTGACCGACGTCGTCGGGCTCCTGGTCGGCGACGGCAGCCCGGTGGCGGCGCGGGTCGTCGCCGACCCGGCCGAGGCCGCCGGGGTCAACGACCGGGTCCAGCTCGCCGCCGCCGGCCGGGCGCTGCGCGACCGGATCGTCGTCGCGGCCATGAAGGCCGGGACCACCGTCGTGGATCCGCCCACCACCTGGATCGACGCGGACGTCACCCTGGAGCCGGACACGACGATCGCCCCCCACACCTTCCTGCACGGACGCACCCACCTGGCGAGGGGCGCCACCGTCGGCCCCGAGTGCACCCTCACGGACACGATCGTCGGCGCGGAGGCGAGCGTCGTGCGGACCACGGCCGACCGCGCCGAGATCGGCGCCGGCGCCACCGTCGGCCCCTACAGCCACCTGCGCCCCGGCACCCGGCTCGGCCGAGAGGGCAAGATCGGATCCTTCGTCGAGACGAAGTCCGCCGAGTTCGGCGACCACACGAAGGTCCCCCACCTCGCCTACGTCGGCGACGCCGTCGTCGGCGAGCGGAGCAACATCGGCTGCACGACCGTCTTCGTGAACTACGACGGCGTCGCGAAGCACCGCACCGTCATCGGCTCCGACGTTCGCATCGGCAGCGACACGATGCTCGTCGCCCCGGTCACCGTCGGAGACGGTGCCTACACGGGTGCCGGGTCCGTCATCCGGGAGGACGTGCCGCCGGGCGCGCTGGCCATCCGCGAGGGGCGCCAGCGGATCATCGAGGGCTGGACGCAGCGGCGCCGGCCCGGCAGCCCCGCCGCGGCGGCCGCCGCGGCCGCCGCGGCCGCCGCCGGTGCCTCGCCGGGGCCCGCCGTCGCCGACGCGGCGACGCCGACCGACCTCCTCCCGGCCGAGTCCCGCCCAGGCGACCCCATCCCGGCCGACCCCATCCCCGCCGACTCCATCCCGGCCGACTCCATCCCCGCCGGCCCCATCCCGGCCGACTCCCTCGCAGCACAGGCGCACGGGGTCGGCACGCCCGATGCCGGCCCGCATGGTCGGGGTGACTTGACGCACACCGGCAGCGGCGAGGCCGGGATCGCTGGCGTTCCCGGAGCGGGAAGCAGAACGTAG